DNA sequence from the Halorussus limi genome:
GGCTACAGCGCCGACGTGGATTACCAGAAATCGGGATACCCACTCCGGATGCTCCTGTACTGTACCGCACCGATTCCGGAACGTGGCGAACTCATCGACGACATTCTCGAGATTCCGGGAGTCGTTTCCGTCCAAGAACTCGTCACCGGCGAGAAGAACTTGCTCGTGACAGCTGTCGGTGAAAGCGACGACGACATCACGCCCGTCGCGCAGGAACTCCTCGAGATGGGCCTGACTGTCGCCGACGAAGTGCTCGTCCGCAGTCACGAGACGACACCCTTCGACGACCTCACCTCACAGTCGAATCCGAGCGACGAGTAAACCTCCGCGAGTTCGTCTCAGGACTACAGGACTACGCGCTTCACGGCCCGGGCGCCAGCACGACGAACGATTACGGCAATCAGAACGACCTTCCACGGCGATAATCGGCCCTTCGAGTTCCACGACCATCACTTACGAGAGGTGGATACTAACCGTCCCGAACGTTTTGTTCGATATCTCCATTCACGGCAGGTCGAGTTTCTCGTCCAGAGCGAATCGGTCACAGCGACGATTGTGGGATACGTCCACGACGATGACGGGGTCTACGGAGAGTTTCCTGACACACCTTACCTCGTCAGTCTGAACGGCGAGCAAGACGTCGAGACCCTCCGGTCGCGTGTTCCCGAGGGACGTAACGTAGCCGCGGCTAGCGTCCGAAACTAATCGCACTCCCTCGGCGTCACCAGAAACGAAATCTATCTCCATCCATCATTATCTACCATCCTGTTAATACAGTTTCGTGCTTAGAACGATATGGTAAAGCCGAAGAATATAATAACCAATCTGTTCGTACAAGAGTATAGAATCGGCCAGCTCGTTGCAGTGACTCCGGGCCCGGGTGGCCTGATGACCTGTGCTGGCAGTTAGGAGATACGAACGATGACTGGACAATCACACTCGAATGGCTCAGTACAACTCCTAGAGACGACGCCGTCATCCTCGGTGGTGTCGCGAGCGACGACGGCGGGTGTCTGGGCGCTCTTTTTGCTCAGTCTGGCGACGGTCGCGGTTTCGGTCTGGGGTGGCAACGAGTGGCACCTCTCGGGCTACGTCGTCGTAGACGGGCTGACGATGGTCGTGTGGACCGTCGTCACCTTCTTCAGTGGTATCGTCCACTCCTACTCTCGCCGCTACATGGCCGGTGACGCCCGCGTCGACCAGTTCTTCGGTCTGACGTTCGCTTTCACGCTCACGGTCATGGCCATGGCCGCGGCTGACCACGTCGTGCTGTTCGCCGCGGCGTGGCTGGGAATGGGGCTGGCGATGGCGTCGCTCATCGGACACGTTCGCGGCTGGGAGCAGGCGCGGGCCGCTGGCTCGCTCGCCCGCCGCTACTTCGTCGCAAGCAGCGGCTTGCTCGGTGGAACCCTCGCGCTCCTCGCTTGGACGACGGGAACGAGCTCTATCTCCAGTATCGTCGCTCAGACAGGGAGCCTCCCCGCTGGGCTCGCTTGGCTCGCTATCGGGGGGCTCTTCCTCACGGCGATGGTTCAGTCGGCACTGCTCCCGTTTCATAACTGGCTGCTGTCGTCGATGACGGCACCGACCCCGGCGTCCGCCCTGATGCACGCCGGATTCGTCAACGCCGGTGGCATCCTGCTGACTCGCTTCGCGCCGGTTTTCGCCGACGTCTCGGTTGCTATGTCGCTGCTCGTCGTCGTCGGCGCGGCTAGCGCCCTGCTCGGACAGGCGCTGTTGCTCGTCCGGCCCGACATCAAGCGGAAGCTCGGAGCCTCCACCGTCGCCCAGATGGGCTTCATGATTCTCCAGTGTGGACTCGGGTTCTTCGCCGCCGCCATCACCCACCTCGTCCTGCACGGTTTCTACAAGGCGTACCTGTTCCTCTCCTCCGGCGCCACTGTCGAGCAAAAATCTCCGACGGGAACCACTCGTACCGACTTGGGCCTGCCGGGTCTCGTCGTCAGTCTAGGCGCCGCAATCGGTGGCGGCGCGCTCTTCGTCGCAATCACTGGCAAAGGGGCGAAACTGGATTCCGGCGCTTTCCTGGCGCTCGTGGTGGTTCTGACGACACTCCACGCGACCCGTGACGTACTCAAGCGGTCACAGCTCCCCGCGAAGTTCAAACTCGTCGGTCTCCCACTCGTCGTCGCCGTACCCATCGCCGTCTATGGGCTCCTATTCAACGCCGTCTCGGCGGTGCTGGCGGACGTTCCGATGACCCACGCGCCGACCGAACTGACGGTCGTCCACCTCGCCATCGGCGCCCTCTTCGTCGGTTCGTATCTCGCGGTCGAACTCGGCTGGCACCGGTCCAGCAAGCGCCTCTACGTCGCGTTGCTGAACCTCTCACAGCCGGTCCCGGAAACGGTGTTGACCACCAAGGAGGACTACGATGACGCTTGAAAACGAGCAAACCCACTTCGCGAACAGTATCGAACGCGCGGCCGAGAAAGTCGGCTCGGTCTGGCCGCTCCACTCGTTCGTCACGGCCAATCCGCTGTCCGGCTTCGAAGACCGGCCGTTCCACGAGGCGGTCGCCGAGGCCGAACAGCTGTTCGGCGGTAGGGGTTATCCACATCCCTCCGTCTTCAGACAGGCTTGGGAGAACGGCCAAATCGAACGAGAGGTGCTTTCCGCCGAGCTAGAAGCCCACGGCTTCGACGAGAACCCGGAGACGTTGTTGGACGAGATGGAGACGACCGAGTCCGCCTCTCCCTCTGAGACCGACTCCAACACGGAGGAGGTCGACCGCGTCCTCTCGAAGTGGCTCGCCGCCTTCCTCGACCAGGGGAACGCCAAGTGGCCGATGCCCGACCGCGAAGACGGGTTCTACGCGGCCTGGCGTGCGGTGGCTCCCTACGATGGCGATGTTCCCGGCTGTGACGGTCCGTCCGACCTTCCGGAAACCCCGATAGCGGCGCTGGAAGACGTTCTGGCGGACTATCCACAGGGAGAGTGGGAGACGATCTTCGAGCAACAACTCGCCGCCCTCCCCGGCTGGACCGGCTTCATCAAACAGCGGACCAGCGACGACGCCGACGCGTGGCAGTCGAGCTATCCCATCTCGCTGACCGAGTATCTCGCGGTCCGTCTGCTCCTCGCGGATTTCCTCGATGCCCCTATCCAGCCGAACGAACACGACACCGAATCGGTCGAGAACGACGAGGTTCCGCTGCCGGAGATATGGCTGACCGCGTGGGAAAAGAGCCACCGTGACCGGCTGCTGGAGGCGGTGTCACAACCTAACCGGGAGACCACTACTGCGGACGAATCCGCTCGTCCGGCCGCACAGCTCGTGTTCTGTATCGACACGCGCTCGGAGATTATCCGCCGCCACATCGAGGCAGTCGGCCCGTACGAAACCCACGGCTACGCGGGGTTCTTCGGTGTCCCGATGCGCTATCAGGCGTACGACGCGGACGTGTCTGTCGATGCCTGTCCGCCGATCGTCGACGCCCAGCACCGTATCACTGATCGGCCTGCGAGGAGAGCGGACGCCACACGGGAGCGCTACGACCGCTGGCAGGGCGCTCTGGATGCAGGGAGGAAAGTGCTCAAAGCCCTCAAGGCCAACACGGCGGCGGCGTTCAGCTTCGTCGAGAACGCCGGGCCAGGGTACGGCGTCGCGCTGACTGCTCGGACGCTCCTACCCGCTCGCGTCTACGACGCACTTCACGACACCGACCGCACGCCCGACGAACACGAGTTCTGTGAGCCGTCGGTCGATTACAACCCGGACGCCGTCCACTCCCTCCGGGAAGGGCTCTCGTTGGAGGAGAAAGTCGAGTACGCCCAGACCGCCTTCGAACTGATGGGCTGGGAGGAGTTCGCCCGACTCGTCGTGTTCACCGGCCACACCAGCCAGACGACCAACAACCCGTTCGATTCGAGTCTGGACTGCGGCGCCTGTGCCGGCAACCCCGGCGGCCCGAACGCTCGCGTCCTCGCGGCCATCTGCAACGACGAAGCCGTCAAGGCCGAACTGCGCGAACGCGGGTTCGACATCCCCGAAGACACCGCGTTCCTCGCCGCAGAACACAACACGACGACCGACGAAATCACCCTGTTCGACAGCGAGGTGCCCGAGAGTCACCGGGAAGACCTCGAACAGTTGCGTGAGGACCTCACGCAGGCGCAGACTCGCGCGACGGCGGAGCGGACGGAATCGATGGCGGACGAGACTGCCGATAGCGTTCGCGAAACGCAGCGTCGGGCCGCCGACTGGGCGGAGACGCGCCCCGAGTGGGGACTGGCCGGCAACGCCTCGTTCGTTATCGGCCCGCGCGAGTTGACGGAGGACGAAACCCTCGACGGTCGTACGTTCCTCCACTCCTACGACTGGCGTACCGATTCGGAGGGCGAGGCACTGGAGGCCATCATGACTGGGCCGCTCGTGGTCACGCAGTGGATCAACAACCAGTACTACTTCGCCACGGTCGATAACGCCGTCTACGGAAGTGGCTCGAAAGTGACGCAGAACCCCGTCGGCAACGTCGGTGTGTTCCAAGGGAACGGCGGCGACCTGATGACCGGACTTCCGCTCCAGTCGCTCTACGCCGACGCAGACCAGCCACACCACCAGCCGTTGCGTTTGACTGCACTGATTCACGCACCTGTCGACCGGGTTACAGAGATTCTCCGTCAGCACGAACAGCTCGTGCAACTCCTCGACAACGGCTGGATACAACTGACAGTAATCGATCCCGAACAGGACAACGCACCGCTCCACTATCAGGAGACCATGGAATGGGAGCTAATCCAACCGGAGCGGTCCTCTACCGAGCCACCCGTCCAGACGGTTTCGGGAAGTGTGGCTGATTAAGTCGGGACCCTATAAATCGAGACAAACCCACAAGGGTCGTGGTCCCCACGAAGCCGAATTTTTGGCTACCGTTTCTCCCGCTGTTCGACCTTGTTCAGTTCTATCAACAGCCTGAAAATCGCCTTCACCAAGTTCGCGTCCACGTCGAACTGTTCGGCGTTCTCGCCCGCGCGGTCCATCACGCGCTGCTCTTGGTCCTCGTCGGTCGTCGGCATCTCTCGCTCGGCCTTGACCTGCGCGACCGTCTCGGCCACGTAGGTCCGTCGGGCGATGAGTTCCACGATTTCCTGGTCGATGCTCTCTATCTCCTCGCGGAGTTCCGCGAGGTTCATCTCGTCCGGGCGCCGTCGTTCTGTGTCGTCGTCAGCCATGTCGTACCCTCTCGTTCGCTCCAGTGTTCGCGTACCTGTTCGACCGCCGCCGTATCGCCGACCGCGACGAAACTCGGTCCGGTGCCCGACAGCGAGACGCCCCGCACGTCGGGCAGGGCCTCTAGCATCGGGTCGGCCGAGAATCCGAGCGCCGCCGCGAACGCGAAGCCGTTGACCGTCATCGCCTCGCCGTACCGACCGTCGAGCGCGAGGTCCGCGACGACTTCGGCGACCGGCGCGACGCGCCGGCACCGGGCCACGTCGGCGTCCGCGCTGTAGGCCTGCTCCGGCGGCGTCCAGACCGCCACGTCCCACGTCACGGGTTCGCGAGCGAGCAGTTCGTCGCTCTCGTTGTCGGTGACGGTGACACCGCCGAGCATGCTCGCGCTCGCGTCGTCGAACGCGCCGGTCACGGTCACGCCCGCGTCGCGGGCCGCCCGCACGCCGAGTCGGCAGGCGTCCTCGCGGGCCACCTCGTCGGCGACTCCCAGCGCGTCGAGCGCGGCCAACACGGTGGCGTTCGCGGCGGCGCTGGAACTCTTGAGTCCGGCCGCCATCGGGACTTCGCTCTCGGTGCGGACGCGGCCGCCGGAGATTTCGGCGGCCTCGTCACCGGCCTCCGCAGAGTACTCTGCGACGACCAACTCGACGCACCGCTCTATCAGCGTCGTGTCGGCGTCGGGCGCGTCGGCGATTTCCGCGTCGAACGACCCCGAGGAGTCGAGTTCGACCGTCGCGGTCGTCTCGGCGTCGATGGCGAACGCCGACCCCGTTCCGCAGGCGAGGGCGTTGAGTACGGTGCCCGCCGCGGGTGCCGATGCTCGGCCGTCCATGCCCGGGACTCTCTCGCGGGTCGTAATGACGCTGGTGGTTGGTGCAATCGGGGTTGTCGCCGAAACGCACCCCTTTTCCCCGACCCCGACGAAAATCCGGACATGAGCGCACGCAACGACGTGGCCCCCGACACGCTCGGCGTCGAGTTGGGCGAGGACGGCATCGTCGTGGAGTACACCGACGGCCGGGAGGCCTACTACCGCGGGGTCCCGGAGAAGAAGTCGGGCACCCTCCGGACCCAACCCGGCAAACTCGTCCAGATTCTCGTGACGGACCCGACCGAGACCGAGGGCGTGCTGATGTACGTCAACGACCGCAACACCCACGACGACATCCTCGAATCGACCGGCGTGGGTCGAGTGATGCTCGGTAAGGACGAGGAAGAGGAGCTGTTCCCCGGCGTCACGGTGCGCGTTGACGGCTACGCCATCGAGGTCGAGGCCGACCCGGAGGTCGCTCGCGGCCGGGTGTTCGTCTTCGAGGAGGACGAACTCGGCGAGCGGTCCTACGAACTGGTCAACGAGGACTGAGATGCCGCTCCCGAAACGCTGGCGGACGCTGAACCGGCAGACGGTCGGGTCCGCGCCCGAGCAGTACGGCGTCTACGAACTCGGCGAGGACGGCGCGGTCCTCGAAGTCGGGTGGGGCGTCCTCCGCGACGAACTCAAGGACGCGCTGGCCTACGGGTCGGGCGACGAGGTTCGCTGGGAGACCTGCCAGACGGAGGCCGAGGCGCGGGAGTTGGCCGACGAACACCGTGAGCGCGCCGGGTTGTAGTGCCGGACGGCGCGGGTCGAATCTCCCGCGAGCGTCGTTCGACCACTCGTCAGGCATCGTGAGTTTGTGCCTTCCACAGTGCGGAACACACGACTGGACAGCGACCGCTCATTCTAATGGCTGTGCGTAGTCGACTTGTTTCGGACGGAAACCCGTGTCACGGTAGAACCGGCGCGCGTCCTCGTTCCGCCACTCACAGGAGACCTTGAGGTGGTCGCACCCCCGCTCGCGGGCCAGTTCTTTCACACGCTCGACGACTTCCGTGCCGTGGCCCTGATTCCGGTGGTCTTCGTCGATGGCGAGGTCAACGATGCGGAGGTACTGCGAGTACTGCCGCGACGGGTGGTGGCCCTCGCGGAGTGTGAGATAGCCGATCGTCTCGCTGTCGTGGACGACGAGATAGATGGAAGTGTTCTCG
Encoded proteins:
- a CDS encoding proton-conducting transporter transmembrane domain-containing protein, producing MTGQSHSNGSVQLLETTPSSSVVSRATTAGVWALFLLSLATVAVSVWGGNEWHLSGYVVVDGLTMVVWTVVTFFSGIVHSYSRRYMAGDARVDQFFGLTFAFTLTVMAMAAADHVVLFAAAWLGMGLAMASLIGHVRGWEQARAAGSLARRYFVASSGLLGGTLALLAWTTGTSSISSIVAQTGSLPAGLAWLAIGGLFLTAMVQSALLPFHNWLLSSMTAPTPASALMHAGFVNAGGILLTRFAPVFADVSVAMSLLVVVGAASALLGQALLLVRPDIKRKLGASTVAQMGFMILQCGLGFFAAAITHLVLHGFYKAYLFLSSGATVEQKSPTGTTRTDLGLPGLVVSLGAAIGGGALFVAITGKGAKLDSGAFLALVVVLTTLHATRDVLKRSQLPAKFKLVGLPLVVAVPIAVYGLLFNAVSAVLADVPMTHAPTELTVVHLAIGALFVGSYLAVELGWHRSSKRLYVALLNLSQPVPETVLTTKEDYDDA
- a CDS encoding DUF5796 family protein; this translates as MSARNDVAPDTLGVELGEDGIVVEYTDGREAYYRGVPEKKSGTLRTQPGKLVQILVTDPTETEGVLMYVNDRNTHDDILESTGVGRVMLGKDEEEELFPGVTVRVDGYAIEVEADPEVARGRVFVFEEDELGERSYELVNED
- a CDS encoding GNAT family N-acetyltransferase, translating into MELVEATLDDLDALVDRWYALASAMEEYSDLNELVYADVHEVSDDGFRALLDDENTSIYLVVHDSETIGYLTLREGHHPSRQYSQYLRIVDLAIDEDHRNQGHGTEVVERVKELARERGCDHLKVSCEWRNEDARRFYRDTGFRPKQVDYAQPLE
- a CDS encoding chorismate mutase → MADDDTERRRPDEMNLAELREEIESIDQEIVELIARRTYVAETVAQVKAEREMPTTDEDQEQRVMDRAGENAEQFDVDANLVKAIFRLLIELNKVEQREKR
- a CDS encoding DUF2309 domain-containing protein codes for the protein MTLENEQTHFANSIERAAEKVGSVWPLHSFVTANPLSGFEDRPFHEAVAEAEQLFGGRGYPHPSVFRQAWENGQIEREVLSAELEAHGFDENPETLLDEMETTESASPSETDSNTEEVDRVLSKWLAAFLDQGNAKWPMPDREDGFYAAWRAVAPYDGDVPGCDGPSDLPETPIAALEDVLADYPQGEWETIFEQQLAALPGWTGFIKQRTSDDADAWQSSYPISLTEYLAVRLLLADFLDAPIQPNEHDTESVENDEVPLPEIWLTAWEKSHRDRLLEAVSQPNRETTTADESARPAAQLVFCIDTRSEIIRRHIEAVGPYETHGYAGFFGVPMRYQAYDADVSVDACPPIVDAQHRITDRPARRADATRERYDRWQGALDAGRKVLKALKANTAAAFSFVENAGPGYGVALTARTLLPARVYDALHDTDRTPDEHEFCEPSVDYNPDAVHSLREGLSLEEKVEYAQTAFELMGWEEFARLVVFTGHTSQTTNNPFDSSLDCGACAGNPGGPNARVLAAICNDEAVKAELRERGFDIPEDTAFLAAEHNTTTDEITLFDSEVPESHREDLEQLREDLTQAQTRATAERTESMADETADSVRETQRRAADWAETRPEWGLAGNASFVIGPRELTEDETLDGRTFLHSYDWRTDSEGEALEAIMTGPLVVTQWINNQYYFATVDNAVYGSGSKVTQNPVGNVGVFQGNGGDLMTGLPLQSLYADADQPHHQPLRLTALIHAPVDRVTEILRQHEQLVQLLDNGWIQLTVIDPEQDNAPLHYQETMEWELIQPERSSTEPPVQTVSGSVAD
- a CDS encoding Lrp/AsnC family transcriptional regulator — protein: MTEYELDDIDREILYALQEEARNFSSSEIADRTEASSSTVRKRIQRLESEGVIKGYSADVDYQKSGYPLRMLLYCTAPIPERGELIDDILEIPGVVSVQELVTGEKNLLVTAVGESDDDITPVAQELLEMGLTVADEVLVRSHETTPFDDLTSQSNPSDE
- a CDS encoding DUF7508 domain-containing protein, whose protein sequence is MPLPKRWRTLNRQTVGSAPEQYGVYELGEDGAVLEVGWGVLRDELKDALAYGSGDEVRWETCQTEAEARELADEHRERAGL
- a CDS encoding shikimate kinase, with translation MDGRASAPAAGTVLNALACGTGSAFAIDAETTATVELDSSGSFDAEIADAPDADTTLIERCVELVVAEYSAEAGDEAAEISGGRVRTESEVPMAAGLKSSSAAANATVLAALDALGVADEVAREDACRLGVRAARDAGVTVTGAFDDASASMLGGVTVTDNESDELLAREPVTWDVAVWTPPEQAYSADADVARCRRVAPVAEVVADLALDGRYGEAMTVNGFAFAAALGFSADPMLEALPDVRGVSLSGTGPSFVAVGDTAAVEQVREHWSEREGTTWLTTTQNDGARTR